A stretch of DNA from Equus caballus isolate H_3958 breed thoroughbred chromosome 13, TB-T2T, whole genome shotgun sequence:
CATCACTGGGAATTGTTGTAAGGGCAGAACCTACCCTGGCTTACCAGACCTGAGCTGGTGCAAGCCTGAGAGCTCAGAATTCTCTGGTCAGGAAACTGTAGGGAAACGGGCTGCAATACTTACAGCTGGGGAGGGCAGCTCAGTTGTGGTAGTCAAATGGCTCTTGATTTGAAACCCAGTTTCTTAGCTGCTCCTGAGTCTTACtctcatcatctataaaatgagaataatgctGACCTCGTGAGGTGTCTCTGAAGTGTAAATGTGATCACATAGTTAAGATGTCTTGTCACGTGCTTATTTGACCACAGGCACAAGATAGTATTAATTACTTTCCCTCTAGGTTGCCAAGGGTCTCTTGCTTATGCCAGCCCCATGCGTATGGCCCTGCATATGTACACACTCCTGTTATTGCACTTTATCATAAAGTAGTACATGTTAGGTATCAGCCTCTCCCAGGGCTCAAGGCAGAGACTGTCTCATTCATGGTTACGTGCTCTGCTTAACACATGGTGGGCAAAGATAGTAAATCTTTGTTAGATGAGTAAGATGTATGTAGGTAATTAACTGGACCTCAGTTCAAGTGATTGGATTTTCCTTGGTTTTCACACATTTAGCCCCCTCAATTAGGGCAAGTTTTATCCCCTTCCATCTTTCTTATGATCTGTGAAGGGTAGAAATAATGAACACTTCCTTGATGTTAAAGAATGAATACATTAAGGGCCTGTGGAATAGATTTAGTTATATTTGTTGATCAACTCTTGAATCcctagcactgtgctaggcacagggTGGGATACAAAAGCATCGAATACTGTCACGTTTGAGTTACAGACCTTCCTTGATTTAACGATGGggttacatcctgataaacctatcataagttgaaaatatcccaagtcaaaaatgcatttaggggccagcctggtggcgcagtggttaagtttgcatgttctgcttcagcggcccggggttcaccggtttggatcccaggtgcggacatggcaccgcttggcaagccatgctatggtaggcatcccacatataaagtagaggaagatgggcacgaatgttagctcagggccagtcttcctcagcaaaaagaggaggattggcagcagatgttagctcagggctaatcttcctcaaaaaataaaaaaaacctaaaagtaaaaaatgcatttaatacacatAACCTACCGAACATGATAGCTTAGCCTAGtataccttaaatgtgctcaaaACACTGACGTTAGTCtccagttgggcaaaatcatccaacacaaagcctattttataataaagttgaATATTTCATGTAACTTACtcaatactgtactgaaagtggtTGTATGGGTGCAGGATGCTTGTCAGTGTATCACTTGTTTACCGTCTTGATCACGTGGCTGACTGGAGCTGGGgcttgctgctgctgcccagcattaGGAGGGAGTATCACACCGCACATCACTAGCCCAGGAGAAGActcaaattcaaaattcaaagtatggtttctactgaacgCGTATTGCTTTCGCACCATCATAcaccattgtaaagtcaaaaaattgtAAGTCAAACCTTTATGAGTTGGGGACCGTCTGTATTCCGAATTCACTTTCTCTGTTCTTCTTCCCAGAATCTGCTGGAGTGGCAACCACTGTGGCCCATTTGCCTCCGAAGACACCCAGCCTTCTGGCCTCTCTTGGGTCTTCACAGTCAGGGCCCCTTCCAGGCACCTCTTCAGACTCCAAGTCCACGGTCACTTTCTTGGGGCTGACCCCTGCTTCTTCCACGATACCAGTCACTGACACCACCAAGTCACCTCAAGCCCCTCAAGCCGAGACATCTGCCAAATCCCAAGCCCTGTctgccccatcccccacccccaagcaaAGTATTCTCTTTGGAATGCTGAGCACCCCCCCTGCTAACCCTTCTGCCTCTGCAGCTCCTGCTGTGTCTTCAGCATCTCCCATGTTCAAGCCCATTTTTGTGGCCCCAGCTATAAGTGAGAATGAGGGCTCCTTGCAGGCTAGCCCTTCCAAGGTTACCACCACCACAACTTCCGCGTCTGCCCTCCCCATGACTACCAGCACCCCTCCCCCGACTTTTAAGCCTATCTTTAGCAGCATGGGTCCACCTACATCTGTGCCCTTATCAACTCCCTTCTCCTTCAATCAGACAACTACTCCAGCCACTACCACGAGCGCCCCTCTATTCATTGGCCAGGCCAGTGCCGCTTCAACAGTGGCTTCTGTGACTACAGCCAGCACATCCGCAGACTCTGCTCCAAAGCCTGCATTTGGCTTTGGTGTGAGCAATGTGACCAGCACCCTGAGTAGCATGACTAGCACCACCACTTCCACTTCACAGTCTTTCCTCTTCGGGACTCCCCCTGCCTCTGGGGCCAGCTTTACCCCAGCCGTGGGCTCCATATTCCAATTTGGCAAGCCTTCTGCCATGCCTACTTCTACGACAGTCACCACCTTTGGCCAGTCCCTACCCAGTGCCGTTCAGACAGCCGCCAGCAGCAGCACTGCCGGCTTTAGTGGTTTTGGTAACACCCTTACCACCTCAGCCCCAGTCACCACCAGCCAGCCGACGCTGACATTCAGTAGCACTACCACCCCAGCATTTAACATTCCCTTTGGCTCAAGCACCAAGCCTCTCCCAGCATATCCAGGAGCCAATGCCCAGCCAGCGTTTGGGGCCACTGATGGGCAGCAGCAGGGGACTACCAAGCCAGCTCTTGCCCCCAGCTTTGGCAGCTCTTTCACTTTTGGAAACTCTGCAGCCGCAGCCCTGACTGCAACTCCAGcaccagcccctgcccagccagCCTTCGGCAGTGCTGGGCAGTCGGCTTTTGGTGGTTTGAAACCCGCAGCCTCTGCCTTTGGTGCCCCTGCCAACACTCAGCCAGCCTTTGGCAGCACCACGGCTGTTTTCTCCTTTGGTGCAGCCACCACCTCTGGCTTTGGAGCTACAACCCAGACCACCAGCAGCGGGACCAGTAGCTCAATGTTTGGCAGCACAACGTCATCACCCTTCACATTTGGGGGATCAGCAGCCCCAGCTGGCAGTGCGGGCTTTGGGATCAATGTGGCTACCCCAGGCACCAGTTCAACCTCTGGAGCTTTCAGCTTTGGAGGAGGACAGAGCGGGACCACTGGCAGCACAACCCCCTTTGGGGCAGGCTTGAGTCAGACCACGTTGGGCGCACCCGGCCAGAGCACACCCTTTGCCTTCAATGTGGCCAGCACACCTGAGAGCAAACCTGTGTTTGGAGGTAAGACTAGGAATTGGTctgctgtgccaggcgctgtggtAAGTGCTCACATAGCCTCTGCTCTTAGGGAGCTTTATGTGGTGGTGAAGAGACAGATGTTAAATATACAAATAGAATGTCAGGTAGCAATAACtgtcttgaaaaaataaaatacacaattaaTGACTGGAGGAGCTATTTAGATAATCAAAGAAGGCCTTTCTTAGGAAATAAGTTTAAGCCAAGACTGTATTTGTGACAGAAAGGGGTTAGTGTAGGTGCGTGTGTGAGAGCGTGCTTTTCAGGCACCAGAGAGAGCCATGCAGAGGCTTGGAGGCTGAAACAAGCCTGGTGTGTTCACAAACAGAAAAGCAGGGGGTGGCGAGAGGGTTCAAAGCGGAGATGGTATAAAATGAGGTTGAGAGGCAGACGGAGTTGCGATCATTCACGGCCAGGGTTCAATGTTTGGATTTGAAGTACTGAGGGAAATCACTAGAATTTCAAGCAGAAGAATGAAGCGATCTTAATTGACATGTGGAAGATGGATTATAAGGAGTTTTGATCCTGATAACTTCTGTCATCTTCATTAAATGTGAGAGAAGATCTTGGGAGTGGATTAGGGTGAAATGTATACAAAGAAGAGCCTCTTGAAATAGTCATTTTGGAGAGTGGAGAAAGTAATGTAATGAGAAACTGTAAGAGAGTTGCCAGGCAGTTTTGAGGGCTGGGAAACTGGTTGTGAATTTAAAGTGAGGCCAGTCAGCACTGTTGTGTGTCTTTCCCAAGCAGCATTCAGCCGTCGACCTCGACGTCAAATGAGTGGACAGCTGGTGAGACCCAGCCTGTTTAAACTGAAGCAGGGGTAGCAGGAGGGACAGTGGAGTGCTGGTGTGCATGAGGTTGAggggacagaggggagggagCACTAGAGAGAGCGAGCTGGAAGAAAGTGCAGGACTTTTAAGAGTGGAGATTTGGGAGCTAGACCAGTTCCTGGTGGTGACAAGTGACCATAGGAGTGGATGGCGGAGGCAGCATAGAAAAGATTGAGGTGGCAAGGCCAGGGCCTCAGGGAGCAAGAAAGATACCTGCCCAGCCCAGGCTGAGACAAGTGCACATGAGTACACAGGCTGTCCTGAGAAGGGGCCACAGGGAAAGCAGCGTCAGCACTGAACATCAGGGTTTGGTGAGGGCAAGGGAGGTGGTGGCTGATGACTGAGTTCCAGGGGACCAACAGGGTGGAATGGTGAGGAGTTTGGTGGAAGGCTCAGGTGTCTGGAGGGGAGGGGACCAATAAACAGGGAGGAGAGGCATAAAGCCATTAGTCCCGATGGAAGAAGGGAGGTAACCTGGTCAAGCTAGAAGGTTGGAGTCCACCTGGTGTCCCCCtctgctgtgctttggtggccaagggaACACAGAGGCCTTACTCCTTAGGTGGCCAGAAGGCAACACCAAGAGGCCTTTTTTCTGGTGCAGCACAGTGGTTAGCAGGCTGGGAGATGGGTAGGCTCCCCTGGAGCACCAGGTGTTCAGACTTAATTATCCCACACAGTTCCTTACGGTGGGGCGAACCAGAAGAGTGGTCCAGGGCGAAGGTATCCTCTGGGGAATGGAATGCCCCCAAGGAGAGCAGACCTCCCCGCTAGGTTTATTACCATCTGCTTTGATGCCCTCTGCTCACAGGCCTATTCTCTACAGTTCTCTGTTGCCTCTTCATTCTAGGCACCTCCACACCCACCTTTGGTCAGAACACCCCTGCCCCTGGGGTGGGCACGTCGGGCAGCAGCCTCTCCTTTGGAGCGTCCTCAACACCCACCCAGGGCTTTGTTGGAGTCGGACCTTTCGGTAAGCAGCAGGTCTCTCTGTTACCAGCATGACCTGCTTATTCCTCTTGGAAGAGGGAGTGGGTTGGGACAGCAGGTTCCTGGCTCTCCAGGGAAGGTCAGGCTCATAAGCATGAGAAAGATGTGGCTGGGCTGAGCATCCAGCACAACCCAGGTTTGCAGTTGGGCAGCAGGAGTCAGTGAAGAGCCATCTCAGGCACAATTTCCCAACCACTGGAAAGCCAGGTAAAAATGCTTTCCTGGGCCTCACTCCCAGACTACCTGGGACTCTgggattttgcattttaaataggCCCCTCCCCCAAAGCGATTGCTACAGCTCAGGAAGACCTATTCCAGCACCCAGTGTTCTGCTGGCTAACCTGGGGATTAGGGCACCCAGAGAAGTGTTCTCAGGTGACAGCTGCCCTGATGAGATCTTGTTGAATCTTTCCAGGCTCGGCTGCCCCTTCGTTTTCCATTGGTGCCGGATCCAAGACCCCAGGGGCTCGGCAGCGCCTGCAGGCCCGAAGGCAGCACAACCGCAAGAAGTAGACTTTGTcccttgcccccaccccccaaaaccCCTACCCAAATCTGGACCTCATCACCTGCTAGGAAGAGCCTCTGACCCTTCTAGTTCCATAAAGCAATCCTACCCCAGATTCCTGGCTTCAGCCACCAAGGAGGCAGTGGCAGCCCTGGGGGCTGTTTCCCTCTCCTCGAGGAAGCAGAAGCCTCAGGCCTCttgagggaagggaaggcaggatGTGGCAGGGCAGACGCCTGATGCCTGTACTTGAACAGTTCCACCGGTGAGGCTGGAGAGAACTAAGGAAACATCTGTACATAGTGTCCCTCACTTGTTTAGTGTGTAAGCTTAGTCAGgcagcctcccttccctccctccctctcccgcccccccccccccccccccccccccccccccgcaagaGCCCATCATTGCTGGAGGGTAGCAGGTACCGCCCTCACCCACTTGATCTCTGATATGCATTTGATGAGATTCAGGGAAATGGGTTATCCCTAAAGCTTTACCTTGCTTGGCTTGGCTATAAAAAGTGGTTCTTCTCTAGTCCCTTTAGGGGACTCTGTTTCCCCATTTCTTGCTGCTTTGTCCCTCACTGGTTCCTTGCAGGATCGATTCCTTTTGAAATGACCTTGAATCTGCTTTGCCTTGGAAACCCCAGTGGGTGCTGCTCCTGCTGTTCCACTTCCTGCTCAAGTCTGAGTCAATGTTTTCTCCCCAACCCTCTGCCAGTTTGGCCCCTAAAAGCTTGGTGGCCCAGACTGTTAGCCTGGCAGATTCAGGGTGATACCTCGCTCCAGGGAGGGAAACTCTTGGAGCAGGCAGGATGCCCACCGCTTCCAGCTGCCTCCTCACCCACCTGCCCCACTGGCCTCATtgggctcctctctctctccgGGATTGTATGTTAAAGCCTTGTCCTGTGTTACTTTGTCTGATGCTCATGTCTATTGCTCTTTGAATCGAGTTTGGAGGAAGAATTGAATTGTATGAGTGGCGGCATGTTGGTAGTGCCGGACTTACTGTTCCAAGTTCTGGGGCCTAGCTAATTGAATGTGGAAAGGAGCACCACTTTATGGCTGCAGGTGCTGGCTCCTGGATTTCAAATGGTGTTTTGACTTTAAGGGCTGGCAGCCCAGGAGGATGGGGCCGAGGGGAAGCAAAGACctcttccctgtctctctcccaccTACCTGACCTCCATGGAGGCTAGATCACCCCTCGTATGCTAGGAAACCTAAACTAACGAACCAcactttaaaattcttagttttttccCCCCAACAAAGCCTCCAAcccttccccttttcttcctttgttcccAAACCATGTACCCCAGGCCCAAGAGCCTTGCTGCCATGTCCATCCTCTTTGGGAGAAGTATGAATGCGTGTgtctaaattaaaagaaaaaaatatttaaacattttttaacaaaataaaaatttatttttgtatttaagcTAAATTGCCTTTAAATTCCTTCAAGCTTGGTTCATTGAGGTGGTTAAGTGTAAATGCTATTGACTAGGAATTAGCTGTACAGTTAAGTTATGCCTGTGTGAAGAAGCAGCTCAAATGCTGTCCCAGGCAGCTTTCCTGAGGGACGAGAGCTCCTTCTGAACACATTATATGAAATGTACttcttattttatgaataatGTGACGTAGGTGTAAGTAGTCCCCCCTCCCTTTGTGACTGAGGTTGAACATTCTGTCACAGGGctgcacctccccacccccaggaagaGCTCTGTTAAGACTTCACTGTGCGTGATGCTGAGGAGGGGCCTGACCTCAAGTCCCAAATACCTGTTAGGattggaggggtgggggtggggcacggGTCTAGAAATCAAGCTTCTACCTATACCTTACGTAAGGTAGATCCTCTTAGTTTTAGTACTCTGAGCTAGTTTACCTCAGTTCCACAGGCAGGACAGCTGGTCCAGGAAAGCCCCGAAGAGGGTGTCCTGGCACAGCctgagtgtgagtgtgtggagtgtatgtgtacatgtacgAGCACTGGACAGGAACGGGAGGCTGGGACTTTCCATTACAAATAGACTTAATTCCTGTTGAGTCTAGTTGGAATTTTTAGTATGAATGTgagatttttctccttgcttatgtcattaagaataaaaaaaactGTGATCTATCATAGACCATGtcctgctttttattttgtggGCAGCACTTCTCTCGCCAGCAAGAACACAGCCCAGGGAGGGGACCCAAAGGACGAGGAAATCCACTCTGTCTTTCCAGCTGGAGAAACAGGGTTACCAGTTTCCTTCctaaagcaataaaaagaatagaacctttcaaaaacaaaagtgcTGCCTGGGGCTGAGGACCCCAGGCTGAGTTGAGGGGAGAACTAgtatcttcctttcctccctcgcACCCAgcttgagcacctgctatgtgcaagGCAACGTGCTAGGAGCCGCCGCTGCTTTTCGCcgcctcttctttctctttggggCGGAGCTGGGTACAAGTTCCGGTGCTGATGCTTCGGCCTGTGAGACAGAGCTACAAGAAAAGTACATCAGTTAGATGTGTCCCCATCTGCCAGCATCTTCCAAGCAGGCCCCCTACTCACTCACCCTGGCACCTCTACCCGTTCAAGCACAGCAATGAAGAAGCCACCAGTGAGCGTGGTCTCGGGGGAGGCCCGGAGGCAGTGCTCGGCACCCGGAAAAGTGCAGAGACCTCGGTGGGGCCAGGAGGGCAGCACAGGAGCCAGCCTGTGGAGAAGAAATAGCACAGGCTCGTAGGCAAAAGAGAGCAGCCTCCCGCCCCGAGACCCTGGGAGAGAGCCACCACCTGAAGGCTCCTGGGCTCTGCTGCAGGGCATCGCGTACCACATCTTCATTCTCCTCTTGGCAGAGGGAACATGTGGAGTAGACGAGGCGCTGCAGGGAGGGGAAGGTGAGTGCGTGGCAGAGAGCACGCTGCTGGAACCCCGCCAGGGCATGCAAGCGCTCCTTGCTAGGTGCGCCTGCCCCGGGCTCCTCCAGCTGTCTGGTCAACATACCTAAGGAAAACGGTGTTTTCATCACAgactgccttattttgaaatccccACTTTTGACACGATAACATTTGCCCGGGGTCACAAGATGATTACAGTCAGAACTTAAACCCAAGGCCAAAATGAACGACTACCCCTTCCCCTCTAAGGTTGCTCGGGTTCTGTGGGGCCATCGGCCATGCTTTCTCCCCATCTCACCAGAGCCACTACAAGAAGGATCCAGCAAGATGTACTGGACCTGACGATAACGCTGGTCTGAGGGCGAGACTGCCAGGAAGTCCTCCTTGGCCAGCTCACAGCAAGAGACTCCAGCCCGGGCCAGCAGAGTAGCCATGGATGCTAGGCGTTTGGCATCCAGGTCAAAGGCAAAGATTTTTCTAGGGAAGAGGGCAGAGTAGAGGTTACCTGAGAATTTATGGAGCAGCTAAGGGCCCACAGCTCCAACATATAATAACATGTACATTAAGTCAGGAtgcacagaaaatatttaaatggccTACAAAGATAAGCAGTCAGAGGTAACTGGCCTGGGGACTCGGCCCGAAGGGCTAAAGGATTCACATCTCACACCTGCAACCCCCTGGGAAGCTCAGCTTGGGGCTATACCATGAACTGGCCTAGGTCCAGAAGGaagtatttaaaggaaaaatcctCCTTTCAGCCTTCATGACCTATCAGAAATAAAGAGTTCCTGATATCTTCATACAAAGTACAGGAGATCAGGCCCCATCCCCTTCCTCTGTCTGACCACAGCACTCACCCTTGGTTCTTCAAAAGAGCAGCCAAATGACTGGTCTTATTGCCTGGAGCAGCACATGCATCGATGACATGCGAACCCGGTGGTGGAGCCAGCAGCATAGCTGGGAGACAGCTGGCCTGGCAGGCAGAGCACAGCAGCGAGGTGAAAAGAAACCCCAGGCTCGTCACTCCCATATGCTCTTCCCTTTTCCACCCATCTTCCCTACCTTGTCTTGTAGGATGAGGTGACCAGCTTGGTATAATGGATGTTCATGCAGATCTGTTTGGGCAGGAAACACAAGCAGCTCTGGCAACAAGAGATCCAGAAGAAAACACTTCCCTTTGAGGGCCCTTAGGTCCTCGAGGCTGCCAGGAAATAAGaaccattcattcaacattttcaAATTCCTCCATGCCAGGCACCAGGCTAGACATTCTACACTTTACCTCTCTTTAACTGTTCTCTCATGCAACAAATGTTTAAAACTGCTATGAAGAAATAAACAGGGTGATAAGATAGAGGCAGGAGTTAAGAGAATGGGCTCTCAGGCCAGACTCCAGGTTCAGGATCCCACCTCTACCATTTACCAGTGGCAGGAACGTGGGCAAGTGCCTTCATCTCAGCTTCTGTTTGCACTTCTGGAAAatggtcattgtgaggattaaatgagttaatacatgcagAACACTTGGGAAAACACTTGGTATAAATTACGCACTCAATATTAGCCAGTACCATTAAAACATAACCTCGGGGAGAGGTTACATTATGCAAGGGGAGCGCTGAGctaatttctgatgagaaattagtAATGTGAGGAGCTGAGGTGAAAGCTACATTCACTAAACTCTGCAGAAGAACACTGTCTACTCCAGCGGACCAACGTAGACACAAGCCTAGAGAATAACATCTCAGTTCAAAAAGCTatcaagtggcagagctggaattcaaatctAAACAGACATTCTCTACTCTACCACCTGGTCTGCAAGCAACATGTTAGAAGCAGGAGGAACATCTAGAACAgatggaaggaaagggagggagcagaggcagcTTCCCAGAGCTGTCAGGGTACAGACCAGGAGGCAGCTGAGTCCATGGGAGAGTGAGGGAAGAATGGGGCGGAGAGCGGCAACCACTGTGGGAACACGAGGGGCATGGAGCACAATGGCAAATGGGCCTGgaagggaagaggcagcagcacaACAGAGAGCCAAGAAAGGGTTTTCAGCAGGTAAGTGACACATCAGATCTGGCTTCAGATCTGTCTGCAGCCAACCACAAGGACAAACAGCAAGAAAGTCTGGAAGTGAGGAGACCAGTTTAGGTTTTTCTGCCAATCATGAAGAGTGTGTAAACCTAGGCACTGTCCAGGAGGACGAAAAGAAAGGAGTGGATCTGAAAAAGATGCAGAAGGCGGAGTAGTAAATGACTGtaaggagaggagggaagcatCTAGGATGACTCAGTTTCTGGCTTGAACAAATGGCCACATAATGGTGATATCTGTTAGGTTAAAATAAGGAATGCAGAAGGTGCAGAgttcagggatgcaaggatggttcagaatccacaaatcaatcagtgtgatacagcacattaagaaaatgaaggatacaaatcatatgatcatctcaatagatgcagaaaaagcatgtgacaaaattcaacatccatttatgataaaaattctcaacaaagtgcATACAGAGGGAAtggacctcaacataataaaggccatatatgacaagcccacagctaacatcatactcaacggtgaaAAGTGGAAAGCtgttcctctaagatcaggaacaagacaaggatgcccactcttgccagtTTAATTCAACAtcgcattggaagtcctagctagagaaattaagcatgaaaaagaaatagccatccaaatcagaaaggaagaagtaaacccgtcactatttgcagatgacatagtatatatagaaaaccctaaaaactccacaaaaaacttaaaactaataaactaattcagtaaggttgcaggatacaaagtcaagaTTCAAAAATCtgcgtttctatatactaacaacgaagtagcagaaagagaaattaggaaaagaatcccatttacaactacatcaaaaagaataaaatacctaggaatgaatttaaccaaggaggtgaaagacctgtacactgaaaactacaaaacagtgaTTAACTGAAGAAGACAACAGATAAATGGAcagatagtccatgttcatggattggaagaattaatattgttaaaatgttcaaattacccaaagcaatctacagattcaaggcaatccctatcaaaattccaatggtatttttcatagaaatagaataaacaatcccaaaatttgtatggaatcaaaAAAGatgcaaatagccaaagcaatcttgagaaaaaagaagaaagctggaggcatcatgctccctgatttcaaactatattacaaagctactgacacacaggtcaatgggtcag
This window harbors:
- the POM121C gene encoding nuclear envelope pore membrane protein POM 121C isoform X1; the encoded protein is MSPAAAAAGGGDRRRPIASVREAQGRGWGSGGPAGAALLGLSLLGLVLYLVPAAAALAWLAVGATAAWWGLSREPRGSRAFSSLVRNARRQRTLLVSPPAKSAVNGNLLEPRTLLEGPDPAELLLMGSYLGKPGPPQPAPAPEARDLRERPGRRPPVRSPPPAPSAHRVRHIHPSLPTPLLRSPRRPSHRDCGTLSNRFVITPRRRYPIQQPQYSFLGVLPTVCWNGCHKKAVLSPRNSRMVCSPVTVRIAPPDRKLTRSPRPEQMISSTLSSPSSNAPDPCAKETVLSALKEKKKRTVEEEEDQIFTDSQENKRRPGSLKRGLNSQSSDDHSNKRSRTSSVSSLTSTYTGGIPSSSRNAITSSYSSTRGFSQLWKGSGPSSSPFSSPASSRSQTPERPAKKIREEELSHHSSSSTPLVIDKESQGEKVADATAWKKQNSWNSPSTPGSSGQRKRKIQLLPSRRGDQLTLPPPPQLGYSITAEDLDLEKKASLQWFNKVLEDETDTASNSVTENPPTTQPSFPFTLPAAGTTSSPTSLPAPSANPLLESLKKMQSSPGLPSFPESAGVATTVAHLPPKTPSLLASLGSSQSGPLPGTSSDSKSTVTFLGLTPASSTIPVTDTTKSPQAPQAETSAKSQALSAPSPTPKQSILFGMLSTPPANPSASAAPAVSSASPMFKPIFVAPAISENEGSLQASPSKVTTTTTSASALPMTTSTPPPTFKPIFSSMGPPTSVPLSTPFSFNQTTTPATTTSAPLFIGQASAASTVASVTTASTSADSAPKPAFGFGVSNVTSTLSSMTSTTTSTSQSFLFGTPPASGASFTPAVGSIFQFGKPSAMPTSTTVTTFGQSLPSAVQTAASSSTAGFSGFGNTLTTSAPVTTSQPTLTFSSTTTPAFNIPFGSSTKPLPAYPGANAQPAFGATDGQQQGTTKPALAPSFGSSFTFGNSAAAALTATPAPAPAQPAFGSAGQSAFGGLKPAASAFGAPANTQPAFGSTTAVFSFGAATTSGFGATTQTTSSGTSSSMFGSTTSSPFTFGGSAAPAGSAGFGINVATPGTSSTSGAFSFGGGQSGTTGSTTPFGAGLSQTTLGAPGQSTPFAFNVASTPESKPVFGGTSTPTFGQNTPAPGVGTSGSSLSFGASSTPTQGFVGVGPFGSAAPSFSIGAGSKTPGARQRLQARRQHNRKK
- the POM121C gene encoding nuclear envelope pore membrane protein POM 121C isoform X2, encoding MSPAAAAAGGGDRRRPIASVREAQGRGWGSGGPAGAALLGLSLLGLVLYLVPAAAALAWLAVGATAAWWGLSREPRGSRAFSSLVRNARRQRTLLVSPPAKSAVNGNLLEPRTLLEGPDPAELLLMGSYLGKPGPPQPAPAPEARDLRERPGRRPPVRSPPPAPSAHRVRHIHPSLPTPLLRSPRRPSHRDCGTLSNRFVITPRRRYPIQQPQYSFLGVLPTVCWNGCHKKAVLSPRNSRMVCSPVTVRIAPPDRKLTRSPRPEQMISSTLSSPSSNAPDPCAKETVLSALKEKKKRTVEEEEDQIFTDSQENKRRRHDSSGSGHSAFEPLVANGGPASFVPKPGSLKRGLNSQSSDDHSNKRSRTSSVSSLTSTYTGGIPSSSRNAITSSYSSTRGFSQLWKGSGPSSSPFSSPASSRSQTPERPAKKIREEELSHHSSSSTPLVIDKESQGEKVADATAWKKQNSWNSPSTPGSSGQRKRKIQLLPSRRGDQLTLPPPPQLGYSITAEDLDLEKKASLQWFNKVLEDETDTASNSVTENPPTTQPSFPFTLPAAGTTSSPTSLPAPSANPLLESLKKMQSSPGLPSFPESAGVATTVAHLPPKTPSLLASLGSSQSGPLPGTSSDSKSTVTFLGLTPASSTIPVTDTTKSPQAPQAETSAKSQALSAPSPTPKQSILFGMLSTPPANPSASAAPAVSSASPMFKPIFVAPAISENEGSLQASPSKVTTTTTSASALPMTTSTPPPTFKPIFSSMGPPTSVPLSTPFSFNQTTTPATTTSAPLFIGQASAASTVASVTTASTSADSAPKPAFGFGVSNVTSTLSSMTSTTTSTSQSFLFGTPPASGASFTPAVGSIFQFGKPSAMPTSTTVTTFGQSLPSAVQTAASSSTAGFSGFGNTLTTSAPVTTSQPTLTFSSTTTPAFNIPFGSSTKPLPAYPGANAQPAFGATDGQQQGTTKPALAPSFGSSFTFGNSAAAALTATPAPAPAQPAFGSAGQSAFGGLKPAASAFGAPANTQPAFGSTTAVFSFGAATTSGFGATTQTTSSGTSSSMFGSTTSSPFTFGGSAAPAGSAGFGINVATPGTSSTSGAFSFGGGQSGTTGSTTPFGAGLSQTTLGAPGQSTPFAFNVASTPESKPVFGGTSTPTFGQNTPAPGVGTSGSSLSFGASSTPTQGFVGVGPFGSAAPSFSIGAGSKTPGARQRLQARRQHNRKK
- the POM121C gene encoding nuclear envelope pore membrane protein POM 121C isoform X3 — translated: MVCSPVTVRIAPPDRKLTRSPRPEQMISSTLSSPSSNAPDPCAKETVLSALKEKKKRTVEEEEDQIFTDSQENKRRRHDSSGSGHSAFEPLVANGGPASFVPKPGSLKRGLNSQSSDDHSNKRSRTSSVSSLTSTYTGGIPSSSRNAITSSYSSTRGFSQLWKGSGPSSSPFSSPASSRSQTPERPAKKIREEELSHHSSSSTPLVIDKESQGEKVADATAWKKQNSWNSPSTPGSSGQRKRKIQLLPSRRGDQLTLPPPPQLGYSITAEDLDLEKKASLQWFNKVLEDETDTASNSVTENPPTTQPSFPFTLPAAGTTSSPTSLPAPSANPLLESLKKMQSSPGLPSFPESAGVATTVAHLPPKTPSLLASLGSSQSGPLPGTSSDSKSTVTFLGLTPASSTIPVTDTTKSPQAPQAETSAKSQALSAPSPTPKQSILFGMLSTPPANPSASAAPAVSSASPMFKPIFVAPAISENEGSLQASPSKVTTTTTSASALPMTTSTPPPTFKPIFSSMGPPTSVPLSTPFSFNQTTTPATTTSAPLFIGQASAASTVASVTTASTSADSAPKPAFGFGVSNVTSTLSSMTSTTTSTSQSFLFGTPPASGASFTPAVGSIFQFGKPSAMPTSTTVTTFGQSLPSAVQTAASSSTAGFSGFGNTLTTSAPVTTSQPTLTFSSTTTPAFNIPFGSSTKPLPAYPGANAQPAFGATDGQQQGTTKPALAPSFGSSFTFGNSAAAALTATPAPAPAQPAFGSAGQSAFGGLKPAASAFGAPANTQPAFGSTTAVFSFGAATTSGFGATTQTTSSGTSSSMFGSTTSSPFTFGGSAAPAGSAGFGINVATPGTSSTSGAFSFGGGQSGTTGSTTPFGAGLSQTTLGAPGQSTPFAFNVASTPESKPVFGGTSTPTFGQNTPAPGVGTSGSSLSFGASSTPTQGFVGVGPFGSAAPSFSIGAGSKTPGARQRLQARRQHNRKK